A part of Misgurnus anguillicaudatus chromosome 6, ASM2758022v2, whole genome shotgun sequence genomic DNA contains:
- the psmd13 gene encoding 26S proteasome non-ATPase regulatory subunit 13, whose translation MKDVLGYLKQQQSRSPTPEMAAEWHSLEDLYNRKLWHQLTLKLTVFVQDPYLAKGDSLIQLYENFLSDFEHRINPLSLVEIILHVTRQMPDPNTAITFLEKTKEKVKASEEAVILCKTSIGSLKLDINDLPATKQLIEEVEEILNNLPGVTSVHGRFYDLSSKYYRIIGNHALYYRDALRYLGCVEAKDLPEAEQQERAFTLGLAGLLGEGVYNFGELLMHPVLESLRKTDKQWLIDTLYAFNAGNVERFQALKTAWGQQPDLAAHEAKLMQKIQLLCVMEMTFTRPANHRQLTFQEIADSAKIQVNEVELLVMKALSVGLIKGSIDEVDKKVHMTWVQPRVLDLQQIKGMKDRLDTWCGDVKNMAMLVEQQAHDVLT comes from the exons ATGAAAGATGTTTTGGGATATCTCAAACAGCAGCAGAGCAGGAGCCCAACACCCGAGATGGCGGCAGAGTGGCATTCGCTCGAGGATCTTTACAACAGAAA atTGTGGCACCAGTTGACTCTGAAGTTGACCGTCTTTGTCCAGGACCCATATTTAGCCAAAGGGGACAGTCTTATTCAG CTCTATGAAAACTTCCTCAGTGACTTTGAACACAG aatCAACCCGTTGTCCTTAGTAGAAATCATTCTTCATGTTACCAGACAAATGCCAG ATCCAAATACAGCCATCACCTTTCTTGAAAAAACAAAAGAGAAG GTGAAAGCCAGTGAAGAGGCCGTCATCCTCTGCAAAACCTCCATTGGCAGTCTTAAGCTCGACATCAACGATCTTCCGGCAACCAAG CAATTAATAGAGGAAGTAGAGGAGATCCTGAACAATCTGCCAGGTGTGACGTCAGTACACGGGCGCTTTTATGATCTGTCGAGCAAGTATTACCGCATCATTGGGAACCATGCCCTGTACTACAGAGATGCCCTGCGGTACTTGGGTTGTGTGGAGGCTAAAGACTTGCCAG AAGCAGAGCAACAGGAAAGAGCCTTTACACTGGGTTTGGCAGGCTTGCTTGGAGAGGGTGTGTACAACTTTGGAGAATTG ctGATGCACCCTGTCCTGGAGTCTCTGAGGAAGACAGACAAACAGTGGCTTATAGACACGCTCTATGCATTTAATGCCGGCAACGTGGAGAGATTTCAAGCCCTGAAGACCGCCTGGGGCCAACAG CCTGATCTTGCAGCTCACGAGGCTAAACTAATGCAGAAGATCCAGTTACTTTGTGTAATGGAG ATGACTTTCACAAGGCCGGCCAACCACAGGCAGCTGACCTTCCAGGAAATCGCTGATAGTGCCAAAATTCAAGTGAACGAG GTGGAGCTGTTGGTGATGAAAGCTCTCTCTGTGGGACTGATCAAGGGAAGCATCGACGAGGTGGACAAGAAAGTTCACATGACCTGGGTCCAGCCCAGAGTATTAGACTTGCAACAG ATTAAAGGCATGAAAGATCGGTTGGACACGTGGTGCGGAGATGTTAAGAACATGGCTATGCTGGTGGAACAGCAGGCACATGACGTCCTTACTTAA
- the cox8b gene encoding cytochrome c oxidase subunit 8B, with protein sequence MSGLSRSFNLLRGTMRHQITPKANITAKPAKHVLTTAEKTIAMVTMFVTILVPSGWVLANLENYKKGPGAAE encoded by the exons ATGTCGGGCTTAAGTCGCTCTTTCAACCTGCTGAGGGGTACGATGAGGCACCAGATCACACCTAAAGCGAACATTACAGCGAAACCGGCCAAACATGTGTTAACCACTGCG GAGAAAACGATTGCAATGGTGACGATGTTTGTGACAATCCTGGTGCCTTCTGGATGGGTCCTGGCAAATCTTGAGAATTACAAGAAAGGTCCCGGCGCAGCAGAATAA
- the ric8a gene encoding chaperone Ric-8A — protein MKMDLNAIIEKMETGDQDAALKALQIYNKEKSQCFSFNSGEEDDRERLGELVLGFLERDLQPSCQLACLETIRILSRDKKSLAPFATRQAVQVLIRHAGLGQGEGVTPEIPDLEVIVEALKCLCNIIFNSEAAQQAAAELQLITGLAERLKQCREPQWNHDVRFFDLRLMFLITALRVDVRAQLARELRGVSLLSDALDATLGLYWPDMYEVARAGFDGSSDLPPLGRQETERAMEILKILFNVTFDSNRRDVDEEEAATYRHLVAILRHCIMSTSDGEERTDEMHSHTVNLLGNLPLPCLDVLLMPKVQQGSIEYMGVNMDAVKVLLEFMEKRLDRGNKLKETLLPSLNLLTESARIHRETRKFLRMKVLPPLRDVKNRPEVGNALRNKLVRLMTHIDTDVKHCAAELLFVLCKESVSRFIKYTGYGNAAGLLAARGLMRGGRDPGHYSEDEDSDTEEYREAKPHINPVTGRVEEEQPNPMDGMTEEQKEYEAMKLVNMFDKLSREQVIQPMKIGADGKMTSMETHELQYLAQQQLGESTNSDSDSDTN, from the exons ATGAAAATGGACTTAAATGCCATCATAGAAAAGATGGAAACGGGCGATCAGGACGCCGCACTGAAAGCTTTACAGATCTATAATAAAGAG aaATCCCAGTGTTTTTCGTTTAACTCCGGGGAAGAGGACGACAGAGAG AGGCTGGGCGAGCTAGTGCTCGGCTTCCTGGAGCGAGACCTCCAACCGTCCTGTCAACTAGCATGCCTGGAAACCATTCGCATCCTGTCCCGCGATAAGAAGAGCCTGGCTCCATTTGCCACTCGCCAGGCCGTGCAGGTACTGATCCGACATGCCGGGCTCGGTCAGGGGGAGGGCGTGACGCCCGAGATCCCAGATTTGGAGGTAATCGTGGAGGCCCTGAAATGTCTTTGCAACATCATCTTCAACAGCGAGGCGGCACAGCAGGCGGCGGCAGAGCTTCAGCTCATCACGGGATTGGCCGAGAGACTGAAACAGTGCCGCGAGCCGCAGTGGAACCACGACGTGCGATTCTTCGACCTACGACTCATGTTTTTGATCACCGCCCTGCGCGTGGACGTCAGAGCCCAGCTCGCACGAGAGCTGCGAGGTGTCAGCCTTTTATCGGATGCTCTGGATGCCACGCTCGGCCTCTATTGGCCCGACATGTATGAGGTGGCCCGTGCGGGTTTCGATGGGTCCTCGGACCTCCCCCCGCTCGGGAGGCAGGAGACGGAGCGAGCCATGGAGATCTTAAAGATTCTCTTTAATGTCACCTTCGATTCCAACCGCCGTGATGTGGATGAG GAGGAGGCGGCCACTTACAGACACCTGGTTGCCATCCTAAGACATTGTATCATGAGCACTTCAGACGGGGAGGAACGCACTGATGAGATGCACAG CCACACGGTGAACCTGCTTGGGAATCTGCCTCTTCCATGTCTCGACGTCTTGCTCATGCCCAAAGTCCAGCAGGGGTCAATCGAGTACATGGGTGTCAACATGGACGCCGTTAAAGTTCTGCTGGAGTTTATGGAGAAACGGCTCGACAGG GGAAACAAGCTGAAGGAGACCCTGCTGCCCTCATTAAACCTCCTGACAGAGAGCGCCCGCATTCACAGAGAGACGAGGAAATTCCTACGAATGAAA GTTCTTCCTCCGTTACGTGATGTTAAAAACAGACCTGAGGTCGGTAACGCCCTGCGGAACAAACTGGTGCGTCTGATGACCCACATTGACACGGATGTTAAACACTGCGCCGCAGAGCTCTTGTTTGTGCTGTGCAAAGAAAGCG TTTCCAGGTTTATCAAGTATACAGGTTACGGTAATGCGGCCGGACTGTTGGCTGCTCGGGGGCTCATGAGAGGGGGGCGAGACCCCGGTCACTATTCAGAAGATGAGGACAGCGATACAGAGGAATACAGAGAGGCGAAACCTCA TATTAATCCAGTAACCGGACGTGTGGAGGAAGAGCAGCCCAATCCTATGGATGGAATGACAGAGGAACAGAAAGAATATGAGGCCATGAAGTTAGTCAACATGTTTGATAAACTCTCCAG agagCAGGTGATCCAGCCAATGAAAATTGGAGCCGATGGTAAAATGACTTCAATGGAAACACATGAACTCCAATATTTAGCCCAGCAACAACTCGGAGAGTCTACAAATTCAGACAGTGATAGTGATACAAACTAG